A genomic stretch from Pararhizobium sp. IMCC21322 includes:
- a CDS encoding phosphopentomutase produces MARAFLLIMDSFGIGGAPDAAIFGDEGSNTLGHIAQECASGGGDRAGLRKGPLSLPNLDRLGLGAAAELSDGARPAGLDYSGASENAWGVGREISNGKDTPSGHWEIAGLPVPFDWGYFPETEPCFPDELIAQIVEKAGLPGILGNKHASGTVIIEELGEEHIASGKPIFYTSADSVMQIAAHETHFGLERLYEICEIARELTFDMMIGRVIARPFIGESAKDFKRTGNRHDYAIEPTQDTVLDRLKAAGRQIIAVGKISDIFAAKGITKSIKASGNPALFDAMMEAETLAGDGDLVFVNFVDFDMLFGHRRDVPGYAEALEAFDAMLPRFINQMKDGDLAIITADHGCDPTWIGTDHTREQVPILAFGPGIGAKEIGLRPSFSDIGETIAAHLGIGPGKHGSNFL; encoded by the coding sequence ATGGCACGCGCATTTTTATTGATCATGGACAGTTTTGGTATTGGCGGTGCGCCGGATGCAGCGATCTTTGGCGATGAAGGGTCCAACACGCTTGGGCATATTGCGCAAGAATGTGCCTCAGGCGGCGGTGATCGCGCCGGACTGCGCAAAGGCCCATTGTCGCTGCCAAATCTGGACAGGCTGGGATTGGGTGCAGCAGCAGAGCTTTCTGACGGTGCGCGACCTGCCGGGCTGGATTATTCTGGCGCGTCAGAAAACGCCTGGGGCGTCGGCCGCGAGATTTCGAATGGCAAGGACACACCCTCCGGCCATTGGGAAATCGCCGGATTGCCGGTGCCATTTGACTGGGGCTATTTTCCCGAAACAGAACCCTGCTTTCCAGATGAGCTGATTGCTCAAATTGTTGAAAAAGCCGGCCTGCCCGGGATATTGGGCAACAAGCACGCGTCCGGAACCGTCATCATTGAAGAATTGGGCGAAGAACACATCGCCAGCGGAAAACCGATTTTCTACACATCGGCGGATTCGGTGATGCAGATTGCAGCCCATGAAACCCATTTCGGTCTGGAGCGGCTTTACGAAATTTGTGAAATTGCGCGTGAGCTGACTTTCGACATGATGATTGGCCGGGTCATTGCAAGGCCATTTATCGGCGAGAGTGCAAAAGACTTCAAACGCACCGGCAACCGACACGACTACGCAATTGAGCCAACACAGGATACGGTTCTGGATCGGCTGAAGGCGGCAGGGCGACAAATCATTGCTGTTGGCAAGATATCAGACATTTTTGCCGCCAAGGGCATTACCAAATCCATCAAGGCCAGCGGCAATCCCGCGCTTTTCGATGCCATGATGGAAGCCGAGACACTGGCCGGTGATGGTGATCTGGTGTTTGTGAATTTTGTCGATTTCGACATGTTGTTCGGACACCGCCGTGATGTGCCAGGTTATGCCGAGGCATTGGAGGCCTTTGACGCCATGCTGCCGCGCTTTATCAACCAGATGAAGGATGGTGATCTGGCTATCATCACTGCCGATCATGGCTGCGACCCGACATGGATTGGCACCGACCACACACGGGAACAGGTCCCGATACTGGCCTTCGGACCGGGCATTGGCGCAAAGGAAATTGGTCTGCGGCCAAGCTTTTCCGATATCGGGGAAACCATTGCGGCGCACCTTGGTATTGGGCCGGGTAAACATGGATCGAATTTTCTGTAG
- the rplT gene encoding 50S ribosomal protein L20, with product MARVKRGVTSHARHKKVIKAAKGYYGRRKNTIRVAKQAVEKAGQYAYRDRKTRKRNFRALWIQRINAAVREHGMTYGRFIDGLNKAEIAVDRKVLSDIAIHEPATFKVLVDKAQSALA from the coding sequence ATGGCCCGAGTTAAACGGGGCGTCACGTCCCACGCCCGACACAAAAAAGTTATCAAAGCTGCAAAAGGCTATTATGGCCGCCGCAAAAATACCATCCGCGTTGCCAAACAGGCCGTGGAGAAGGCAGGCCAATACGCCTATCGTGACCGTAAAACCAGAAAGCGTAATTTCCGCGCTTTGTGGATCCAGCGGATCAATGCTGCCGTACGTGAACATGGCATGACCTATGGTCGATTTATCGATGGCCTCAACAAGGCCGAGATTGCTGTGGATCGCAAAGTACTTTCAGACATTGCCATTCATGAGCCTGCTACTTTCAAAGTTCTGGTCGATAAAGCGCAATCCGCGCTCGCCTGA
- the rpmI gene encoding 50S ribosomal protein L35, with product MPKMKTKSGAKKRFKVTSSGKIKVAQAGKRHGMIKRSKKFIRQARGTTVLCPQDARIVKKFLPYA from the coding sequence ATGCCCAAGATGAAGACCAAATCGGGTGCGAAAAAGCGCTTCAAGGTCACTTCGAGTGGAAAGATCAAGGTTGCGCAGGCCGGCAAACGCCATGGCATGATTAAACGCAGCAAGAAATTCATCCGTCAGGCGCGGGGCACCACGGTGCTGTGTCCTCAGGATGCACGTATCGTGAAGAAGTTCCTTCCATACGCTTAA